One region of Synergistaceae bacterium genomic DNA includes:
- the cobD gene encoding cobalamin biosynthesis protein CobD yields the protein MSLFVVLFAAAAWDLLLDEPPSAAHPVVWMGKYVGAFWNRRPAEVTDRKRLIFGGIIVLTGALVFSLPPLLLRFLPGLVAMLLAIPLLKCVFSIGALLRAGEGVMRAVDLNDLPEARKQLSWSLVSRDTEGLSASEVVGAAIESLSENLTDSLASPLFFYSLFGLPGAYFYRYINTCDSMIGYRGGDFEWGGKIAARVDDVLNWIPSRIASVLLLLAGAAAGEDIVRGVAALRDERGKTASPNAGWTMSVMAGLLRVTLEKRDCYSIEGGDEPLDTAVLARCLRVVRICSAMILAFAAALGGLGALFT from the coding sequence ATGAGTCTTTTCGTCGTCCTGTTCGCCGCAGCGGCGTGGGACCTGTTGCTGGACGAGCCGCCTTCGGCTGCCCACCCGGTGGTGTGGATGGGAAAATACGTGGGTGCCTTCTGGAACCGCAGGCCTGCGGAGGTGACCGACCGCAAGAGGCTGATCTTCGGCGGGATCATCGTTCTCACGGGTGCCTTGGTTTTCTCCCTCCCTCCGCTTCTCCTGCGTTTTCTCCCTGGGCTGGTGGCCATGCTTCTCGCCATACCTCTCCTGAAGTGCGTCTTCTCCATAGGGGCGCTGCTGAGGGCCGGTGAGGGCGTAATGCGGGCCGTGGACCTGAACGATCTGCCGGAGGCTCGCAAACAGCTGTCGTGGAGCTTGGTCAGCAGGGACACGGAGGGCCTCTCGGCCTCGGAGGTCGTGGGGGCGGCGATAGAGTCCCTGTCGGAGAACCTGACGGACAGCCTGGCGTCGCCCCTGTTCTTCTACTCATTGTTCGGTCTGCCGGGGGCATATTTCTACCGCTATATAAACACCTGCGATTCGATGATAGGCTATCGCGGCGGCGACTTTGAATGGGGAGGCAAGATCGCGGCAAGGGTGGACGACGTGCTCAACTGGATACCGTCGCGGATAGCCTCCGTGCTGCTGCTGCTGGCGGGCGCGGCGGCGGGCGAGGATATCGTGAGGGGAGTGGCGGCCCTTCGCGACGAGAGGGGAAAGACCGCGAGCCCCAACGCCGGATGGACCATGTCGGTTATGGCGGGGCTGCTGAGGGTAACGCTGGAGAAGCGCGACTGCTACTCGATAGAGGGAGGCGACGAGCCGCTTGACACTGCGGTGCTTGCCCGATGCCTGAGGGTGGTCCGCATCTGCTCGGCCATGATCCTGGCCTTCGCC
- a CDS encoding GHMP kinase: MRAVSVAFPGTCGEFFQGLVDGVRCLVSCPIDRFSRLELISVPGAGLYVPVPMSKTRRALETSLSGGSFATGLAVSRVESLPEGKGYASSTADILAALHGAARLSGTELSPEEATKAALAVEPTDSIAWPGLALLDHREGRVMEFLGPPPPMAVLVVDEGGEVDTEEFNRRDADTLLAALAGLHRESLSLLREGLERGKPEAVGEAASLSAAACCAIHPRPLLERCRSLSLSLGGYGVCTAHSGTLYGVLLPASSMLDAHSVLEAAWEALPEAVELSLHSVVPGGPRYPE, translated from the coding sequence GTGAGGGCTGTCTCGGTCGCGTTCCCCGGCACGTGCGGGGAGTTTTTTCAGGGCTTGGTCGACGGGGTTCGTTGCCTCGTATCATGCCCCATTGACAGATTCTCGAGGCTTGAACTCATCTCCGTTCCCGGTGCGGGGCTGTACGTCCCCGTGCCGATGAGCAAGACGCGCCGCGCGCTCGAGACGAGCCTGTCGGGCGGTTCCTTCGCAACGGGGCTTGCGGTCAGCCGCGTCGAGTCGCTCCCGGAGGGGAAGGGGTACGCCAGCAGCACTGCCGATATACTCGCCGCCCTTCACGGAGCAGCACGCCTGTCGGGCACGGAGCTGTCTCCGGAGGAGGCAACGAAGGCGGCGCTTGCCGTCGAGCCCACGGACAGCATCGCATGGCCGGGGCTGGCTCTCCTGGACCACAGGGAGGGACGTGTCATGGAGTTCCTCGGACCTCCGCCTCCGATGGCGGTGCTGGTTGTTGACGAGGGAGGAGAGGTGGACACGGAGGAGTTCAATCGCAGGGATGCGGACACGCTTCTGGCCGCCTTGGCCGGACTGCACAGGGAGTCCCTGTCGCTTCTCCGCGAGGGGCTTGAGCGAGGCAAGCCGGAGGCGGTTGGCGAGGCCGCGTCTCTGAGCGCCGCTGCGTGCTGCGCGATCCATCCGAGGCCGCTGCTGGAGAGATGCCGTTCACTGTCGCTCTCGCTGGGCGGGTACGGAGTATGCACAGCTCACAGCGGGACCCTGTACGGGGTGCTGCTTCCCGCATCCTCGATGCTTGACGCTCATTCGGTGCTGGAGGCCGCGTGGGAGGCCCTGCCGGAGGCGGTGGAGCTCTCCCTGCACTCGGTCGTCCCGGGCGGTCCCAGGTACCCGGAGTAG